The following DNA comes from Mugil cephalus isolate CIBA_MC_2020 chromosome 6, CIBA_Mcephalus_1.1, whole genome shotgun sequence.
CCGTGGCGGTTTTGGCGGCGGCTTCGGTGGtcgtggcggcggcggcagagGAAGGGGAGGCCCACGAGGTGGACGCGGCGGCTTCGGAGGTACGTGATTAAACTGAACCCATGAGTTTTAAGGGGCAACTTTCATGTATGTAATGCATTGAAGAAAATCCCGGCTGGTCAACTAACATGCCTGCGTTCTCGTTTTAGGTGGACGCGGTGGTGGTGGATTCGGAGCCAAACCCCAGGGGAAGAAAATCAAGTTCGATGACTAAAGCCTTagtctgttttactttttttcaatGGACTCTGGTTTCATCAGTTTTCAGAGCTTTTGGACATTCCAGAAAGCGTCATTGGTATATATTTAACTGTAAATGGGCATTTTAGCCCTTTATTTAGACCCCTCGAACCTTCCACACCCGTCTGTGCCAGAACGGTACTTTAGACCTTTTCAGCTTCAGTGCTACGTGTGAGTAATGAATGTCCCGAACGCAAACTTGCACCTATCGCCCTCGTTagtttactttcttttctgaAGGAGTAAAATGGAATGGGTCTGGCAAACGAgtttgctgtgaaaaaaaaaaaatgcttgtctTGTCAGATACATTGTGTAAATTTAAAcagtttgtatttcattttacctttttgtaaaaaaaagaaagaaacatacACTTGTATccttatgtttttattttgtttatcatttagtttttgctttaaaattCCAAGTTTTACGGTATTGTGCAAAGCATATTTCAATAGATTTGAGTCCATGGTCGAGAGTTGGGTGTTTAAGGAAATTGCAGATGTGTTCATGTTTGTCTGTTAAGGCACAGTTGATGCTTGTGTCATGGATGAAAGACCTCTAATCTATGTAACATAAAATATTTGTAGTGCATtgactaattttttttttttttttttccccatctcaAGATTTTCACGTGATTAAATAAAACCTTGTAGGTGGTGATTTTTAAATGCCTGGCATAATTATACTTTAAAGCAATGAATGTGTGGCTGCAGGAACACGGCACTCTGCTCCTAATCCAATCACCATCCCCACAGTCTGGTGCATTATGttgaaaagttttattttgatgtaaaagCTAGAAGATATAGATGGACTTTGCGCTCTGAAGCTGGTCCATGATGACAAATATTTTGTAGCATAGCATTCAATGCCTCATCCTTCTTAGATCAgctgaaaataatcaaataaccCTTGTttgccagcagggggcagtctcaagcagtttgtgttgtggCTGTTCCCATTGTTCTTAAAGCTCAATGAGGTCAGACTTCACTGCCCTTTCAAGCTCATCGGCTTCAACTGCATCTCCATATGAGACGGAGTGTAATTCAAATTACACAAAGAATAAGATGTCTGATTTCAGTGTGTAAAAGTGGTTTGTCGTGTGAAGTCTGATTTTTAGGATTACGTAGATTTACCTGCAGGTGTCCGCTGCCTATAATTGCCATGAAGTGTTCTTGGTAGTTTGAACCAACAGTTAAACCCTGGGTGTTGGTGTTGACGGTTCGAGAGTTTAAAGATTATTTAATGTAGCGTGGAGGCTCCTTCGGGCAGTTTAGTTTCACAAAGTATATCCTGCAAGTTTGGGAGTTGATGAATTGTTAGATTTTAGCCGTTTCCGAACTCACCAATAAGtggaaaactgtaaaactaGTGAATCCCATAGATCAgggttttttaaaacatttttcaggccaaggaactcaaactgagagattaagtagggacccccgaCTTAAtctgtgttctatattaaactcggcctaatgctttttttatatttatatatttcattttgcgTTTTCAAgtaattttttacttttttttgacatgattatatacatatatatatatatagctgaATTTTTGGCTTCTCTTCCAATTTTACAGTGCATCTGGGATGtaacctggggactgaataggctctgcCCCCAATTGCAGGGAATCTAACAGTCAGCGTGTAAtgtgtggccttgtgattggctgggccaagcgataggggtggggcctactgtgtacaggaggtttagattgacaggtctagtctagtgtggcgctttgtgtgaaggtgtgctctagagacagctcctgtatcactgattGAAGGATAATTcctctgcttccatttatccctttacagaaatatgttggactcatgttaatgtgtatttaaagaaatttaaattgtggCTAAAatttatctgtgggatgcactggtgCCGCACTCTGaatggcccatgtccattccctgatgagaaCTGTTGTGAGAGGCACAATAAGCGAGACCTACAGAATATCAGGAGGTGCTCATAATGTTAGGTCcaatcagtgtatgtgtgtgcattctGCTTTGATATCTGccactgctggaaaaaaaaacactgacttgaTTAACTGTGACCctgagctgctgcaggtctgtCTTGTCAGTGTCAccagaggacaggggacagcAGTACACTGTCATCCGATGGCTCCACCGGCTCAACGGTGCCTTTGTTCCCGAAGGTGCCTGGGCAGGAGGCACTGATGATGGGACCGCTGAACACCTCCAGTTAGACATTTGTCGCCGCACCCCACCTAGAACACCGACACGGGTCATGCTAACCTTTCTCTGTGGCTTCATGTTAACATATCTAAAATGAcgtgtttgctttattttcagtTCCTCTCTGAGTGCTATTTTCAGCTCACCTCTTATTTATCTAggccacaggtgtcaaacatatggcccgcgggatgaatttacaaagtgcaaaaattacactgaagacattaatatcaataaaatttactacttttcctttcacacaattttagtaagagctgtggacataacaacattgagacataccgaaattgcacttctttttcttaagaaacatctggTTGTAAGATTTTGTAATAGCGTAGGTCATTAAATGTGGACACTTTCATAACGTACTTCTTTGTGCtacaacaaagggaaacattagaagttgtcattatttgaaggtctggcctCCTTGAGATCATGTtgttctgtacgtggcccctgaactaacatgTGTTTGACACCCGTGATCTAGGCATACTGAGGTGTCCAAATCCCAGGGGTCTGtgcaatttatatatatatattaagttaACACAGGAAGCTGCTGTATCCTATTTATTTAATGGGTCATCCAAATTAATTTCCCTCCACAGAAGATCATTGCCACTCTCACTTTCTCCAGTGTGATATGAACTCCGGATCAACAGTGTCCTTCTGctgagcgtttttttttttttcatttcctggaTTGTCGTAATGGCGAACACATTTCGCTGGGCTTCATCCAGTGTCTGAAATGTCTTCTCTCTTGTGATCAATTCCAGTCTCTTGGATCAGATTAAAAAGGCCTGgactgtaaatgtttaatatgcTACTGTAGAATGACATGGGGGGCTGAAGTTCTCTGCGACGACTGTGACTACACTCcgcatttcagaaaaacaaaaacacatagaTTTACATCGCTGGGTCAAAGGATTCCGCTGTGAgacctgagacccggcgtcctcacatggggacaggttttaggtttgtggcagcttcttattctgcttcatttagacttatCTAGATCTAACTAGACTTAGacctttatctgccatctagtgggaACGGAGGGTCAATACgctagtcggtgtaaaaacacaatagcAGGATAGCAGGCGTTTCAGCGgaatctttattttgtttttatggttgAAATTTGTctgtttatgcttattaactttagTTTTATATGACATGCAAATCTAACAAATTCCATCAGTAGTAAAAAGCTACagcgtcactaattagcaagaacccgtttgaggatgttgggattaCACGTCCTGCTTAAATTTTTATACTTCTTTGCTCCTTGGAGAAATTGACAGCATATAACGAATAAAAGAGGTTAAAGAAAAGGCCACCTGAAACTCATTCTTGAAGTGTAAACAGTGGGGAAGAGTTGGAACATTTGGTTACGCCAGATAAATGAAAGTATACAACGCAATTAGGCCTGGCTAACAAACTTCTACAtactgataaaaaaacaaaaggcttaaCTCTCTTATCTGCTAAAAGCTGAAAACTGCACAGGTGGCCCAAACCAATAAACCTAGTGTCCATAAATAAAAGGTGATGTGGGGTACAGTACACACCCTAATAAGAGCCATTAAAACTATGACTTCGTACCATAAAACTCAGGGCATCTTAATTTGACTATGGAGCAACTGCTTCagagtaattttttttcccaccacttccccgagataaaaacaaattactgaTATAAACCTAATGACTACATTGAAGGCAACAAAATGCTGACACGAATGAAGGCCAgactgtaattttatttattgtaccaCCTGTCACAGTGGTCCTAATactgtataggtctcccttgtgcctccgtgGGCCTGGGTGCCTGGGTCCTGTGGGtcgagaggaggggcctctgtggatcacttttgttccagcacatcccacgcagaccaggtcaacaccatgtcctgtttttcacatattttttgagttgttcctactGTTTTGCCATGCATCCTGCTGGATGTGAAAGATGTTGCTTTTAAAGGGAAAGGGAGTCAGTACTATAATTCTAAAAGTTCCTTTTTTACTACTATGGGTTTAAGACCCCCAGGGGGTCCCAAAATTTTTGGTTggttagacattttatatatatatttttatattttccccccacaaatttaaatttctttaaatacacatgaaggTGAATCCAAGGCATtctagtaaagggataagggataatgaatgcaaaatgacaataataataatttataaatagcaataggccgagtttaatatagtgTATAATAGTGTTGTGAAAACTGCACAGGTGGCCCAAACCAATAAACCTAGTGTCCATAAATAAAAGGTGATGTGGGGCACAGGGTACGCCAGGCTCACCTATAGGCCGCACCTTCCACCACGACTAAAATAAATGGTACTCAAAGGCCTGCACGTCTTGATAATAAATAAGTAAGAGAAGTCAAAGTAATGGTTGAGCAATGAAGCATCTGAACAGCAGATTGAACGAATATTATGAGATTCCCCATTttctcattcacatttttatacatttgtatATTAGAGTTTTACGTAATCTACAGTATTCATGATTTGAGATGAGGAGGCGTCTCCGCAACCTGCAGGTTGAGGAATGTCCTTTTTAACTTTAGCCCGGGCGGTGACATTCCCGCCCTCAGCCACGTCGGTGCTGCCTTTGAAGAAAATAGAGGGCTAGTGTGAAAGCTTGCATCCCCGTCCGGCTGACCCACTGACCAAGCTGACATCAAAAGCTTCCTCTAATTAGAGTCGGCAAATACGAAGCTCCTGGTCCGCAGCCGGGGTTGTAAAGCTGGCTGCGTCCTAGCATGCGGTCACATATCAACACCAGAGTGGGAAGTTTACAGTAGGTTACGGTGCACGGAGCCACTGTTCTCCCATCACTCGAGCTGGCAGAGCGCCAGCTTGACATCCTTCTTTAATACCACATCATCCTGTTTCGTCTTTATGTTCTTCTCCTCTTTACAGGtgtgaggaagaagatgaggcaatactccatgtttttttttgtctgtcacatacagtacacacccTAACAAGAGCCATTAAAACTATGACTTCCTTCCATAAAACTCAAGGCATCCTAATTTGACTttggagtgattttttttcccaccacttCCCCGAGGTAAAAACAAATTAGTGATATAAACCTAATGACTACAGTGAAGGCAACAAAATGCTGACGCAAATGACGGCCAGACTgcaattttatttactgtaccaCCTGTCACAGTGGCCCAAATaccgtgtaggtctcccttgtgcctccgtgGGCTTGGGTGCCTGGGTCCtgtgggtcgaggggaggggcctctgtggatcacttTTGTTCCAGCGCATCTCACgcagaccaggtcaacaccatgtcctgtttttcacattttttgggttgttcctaCTGTTTTGccgtgcatcctgctggggatggctgctgccatcaaggagtgttattgctatgggtgTAAGACGGGgtgcctggtccggtctaggtgggtggtacatgtctaagtaacatccacacaaatgccaggtccaaacttttcccagcagaacattgtgttggtGGGATAATTGGTTGGTGCATAATTGGAAAACTGCATACAATACTGTATCCTTGGTGAAATATGTTGCTTTCCCTAAAGAGAAGGGATTCAGTACTATAATCCAGCAATTCCCCTTTTCCACTACTATGGGTTTAAGAtagaggcactgcagggggggtccCAAAATCTtcagttgattagacattttatataaattcaaatttaaatttctttaaatacacatgaacgtGAAtccaatacattttaataaagggataagggattatgaatgcaaaatgacaataataataatttataaatagcaataggccgagtttaatatagaacacatatagtagataggggGTCTCTACTGAagttctccatcagtttggagggtcctcagcctgaaaaacgttgaagactccttCTCTACAGCTTCTCTAGAAGCTAAAATGTACATTCAAGTCTCAAAATGAAAGTTAAATTTGACTCCTGGTCTTGCTGTTTTGTTACCGTACATCTCAATAGAGACGTTTACAGTAAGCCGACGACAGACACACCCTGAATCGAGTTGTGTTCAATAAACGACACCGATAAATGATACAACGGCCCGACAATAGAGATAATTTGGTTTATTTGCTTCACACGTCCGACTTCATATGCGGTTTCCCTTCTACAGTGTGCTCAACAATGGGGACAGTCGAGCGAGATAAACTTTAAGCTGTGCTCCTGTGTCTGTGAGTGCACCCTCACGCAACACAATATAGAGAAGATCCAGTTTCTGTGCGGCTCCGCCGTCATGAAAGGGATTGGGCCGAACAAGAGGAAGGCATTTCTTGTGTTTAACGGTgccctcttttgtcttttcggGGGCAACTTAAAGAGCCCATGCGGCGTCGCTGCTCTTCGGCTGTCTGTATCAGGCTATAAAAGGGACACTTTAGAGAAGCGGTGTGAAATGTCACACCAATCAGGAGCATGTGCCGCTGGTTTCTGAAAAGTGTGTgtcgagatttttttttttctctatatctTGAATTGTACAGTCAATTTGTTTTGTGCGATCAATTTATAATACAATCTTATATATTCAGACGTGAATGAAGCAAGTGGAAGTTCTTTGTCAACAAATCACAGGCAGATGCTCTTTACGAAAACATGGAATGAACACCTTTATTGTTTGGACTGCGCCGTTGCTGCTTGATTGTCTGTTTGGACatatatgttttctttattgtttagTTGTGTAACCGATACTCGCATGTCAACACAGGGCGCCATTGTCAGGTTGACCCGAtgcagattttcacacacagaTGTTGGGCGCCGATAAGGCCGAGCACAAAAACCACTGATCTAGGACAGATTTTCGAAGACGGCTGTATTGTGAAGAAGTTTATTTACAAATGACATCCTATGTACATGTTGATTTCcttctgtcatattttttttttttcatatatttacatCATCTAGACATGACCACCACCCTCTACGCCCACAATGTACATGTTGACGATCACTCAGCATCCCGTTTATACGTCCGCTCATTgcgttaaattaaatgtaagaaCAAATCCCCCTTCCACAGAGggtgattaaattaaaatgtgctcGTACCAACAATAGATTTTGTTCACAGTGTCATTGTAAACCCCCTAATTTTCATGTCAAGTATATCAGCACATTCGAAATCCACGGACACATgtaacaagtttttttttttgttgttgtttctttgtttccagtgATGTACAATGTGGTAGACGTCCAGATCAAGTCGGTcacattcaaaaacaatgaGTGCAAAGACTTCTGCGTTTCCAAGAGTGATTACTTTAGGTACATGTGCTGCATCAGAAAAGTAATGTATATGGTAGCACATAAGGTGAccaaagaaaaaactttattttttttttggcagactCACTGAGGTAGAGACATGTGTTCCTTTCTTGGACTTGAAGCTATTTGTATCCAACGCAACACGCTGGTCAAAGTGATTGCAGTGTGTAACACTTCCAAAAACCCTGGATGTAAATCCAAGCTGTGCAGCATGTGCAGTGGCTTTTCGAAATCTGTGGCACACGTACTAATTAACTAACTGACATTTAATCTCAACCAAACATTTATATGAAGCTGTCAAGCACTTGCCCTTTGCGATAGAGTTTACTTTGAATTGTTTGATGTGTATTCACATTAATGGATCATTGTATATGTGGTCACAGGTCACGGGGTTCTTGGTGTTTTTAAGGAGGGTGTGTATCTACCCATAAAAGAATATTCGACCGAGCAACGATCTTCCGTAGTGTGTCCATCAATACTGCACCCCCCACCCGGTTGCCGTCTCTGAACCTGCGCATTGACAGTGAGTCCTtccacatataaatacacatttgtaactcaactttttcttttttttaacaaaaaaaaaaagaaaaatgggaaacAAACTTTCGTATAATTTACTTGATTTTTAAGGAAACTTTTTCCAAAACACGCAGTTCAAAACGTGTCCCGCTACCTCTCCACACAAAGGAGAGTGTACTGAGAAGTTTGCCTTTGAGGTAAAAGCTCAGTTTCTTGGCGCTGGCGCCACCCGGTGTCCCCGCTCGAGCTATAGGATCTCCACTTTCTGCGAGCAGACCAGGTCGCTGTTGACCAGATTCCACATGTGCATGAGGTCCGACGGGAGAAGCTTATGCACGACAATCATGCTCCTAAAGAAGCAAGGTTCTCGGTTCAACTTGCTGTTCTTGTTTTTGACCAAGCCAAACGTCTTAAAGGCGTTGTGTTTTATGGGGGTGACCTGAAGCACCTCTAAACACATGCCCAGGAAGACGTCGTCAATGGGGTAGAGCTCCAGGGTGTCTGCGGCCCAGTACAGCCTCCTCACCAAGGATCCGTCCATCAGGAACCCCCCTCCGCCTGCATATGGAGGGTAGTGCGTCTTGTTGTATAAAGCCTGGGGGATGTAGTATTTGTTGTCCTTCTTACGTATGGGCTTAGCGTTGAAAATCACATCCCCCACGAACAGGTCCTTCTTGTGGTTGCTGCTTTCTAGGAACTCGAAAATGTTCTGCACGCTGACAAACACGTCATCATCCCCCTTGAAGACGTAGCGCACGCCGGGGCAATACGTGTGGAACCATTTGAGGAAGTGGGTCTCCTTGAGCGTCAGGTTGAAGAAGCTATCTAAGAAGTCCCACTGGAGAATATCCCCGTAGATGTAGTCTTCGTACTCCACGAGTTTCTGGTGGTTCGCTCTTTCCGCTTCATTGGAGGGCTTACCGAGAAGGAAGAGGGTCTTTATTCTCTTGCCGTCCAGCACCTGCTCTTTGCCCCAGGTTTTTCGAATGACCTCCCGGCGGTCATGCTGGGTGGCCACAGATTTGATTACCATGAGCAAATCTATTTCTCCCGCGCACTTCTCCGGGTGGTTGAGGTTCATGGGAAAATAGCGGCAGTGTCGATACAGCATGAACTGCTTGAAATGGCCCTCCAGGCCCTTGAACCAGTCCTGGCTCGAGAAGTTCAGGTTGGCGCTGCAGTTTGAGCTCGTCACGTCCCAAGTTCTGGGGATGTTGTTCTCACCGATTCGGAGGTCCTGCGTGGTAGCCCGGGGTTTAGGCCTCGCCTGGGGTCTGCCAACCTTCCAGAAGCCTTTTATCCCCGGATGCGAGTCAGTTTTCTCCTCCAGATCAGCTCCGGGCTCCCCTCCCTGCATGGCCTGCATGCGCGTCTGCCTCTCGAGTTCAAAGGGAGCCCCCATACCGATGTTCCCTCGCTGGACAACGGTCAGCGCCACCAGGGCCAGGAAAAACATGACGCTCACCCTCTTGTACACCCTCCAGCGATCTCTGTTGTTCATTCTGGGGAGAGGCAATGATCACAGGAAGCcagtcagacaaaaacaaaattatctAAGATCTATTAAGTGAAACGGAAGTACTGGTTTGGATTTATATCACAATGCATTATTGTGATGGAGTTCATATCTATACAGCGTGCAGCACTTTGAGAGCAAACAACGGTCAGAACTCAAGAATTACAACTTAGACTCACTCgttttcagtgtttccattgaaactGTGATAGGTCTAAGACTAAAAACGGCACGTTGAATATGTATGTTAATTGcttaaagttaaatttaagGGCTGTTTGTGAAAACATCGAGGCAAAGGACAAACTGCGGCCATAACACATTCCCACGTGATCACATTCTTTGCTGAGGTGTTTTGGGAGTTTCATGTACAGCCAACGCACAAAGGGACAGCCTAAGCAAATGCTGTCATTACATCTGATTACACCGAGCTCACTCTTTTCAACATGTCACATACAGAGACAGATAACAGCGTCTCTAAAATATAATGTTCCTTCCATTTGATTTATACCTTCAGCGCAATTTTTGCTCCAAAACAATGTgcatataaaaaagaaacatgtttccttcatttttttgtttgtttgttgttgttgtttttatatatatatatttgtttcatAGAATCACAATCATTTAAAGTTGGACTTATTGGAAAACTTTTCTCCTAGAGGAACATGTGGAATGTGCCTCAGATTCTCACATTTCCATCAAGTCATGCCGGGGCTCGTTACATTCACGACCCCCTGAGACACTCCCATGTGGGCCCCCTCTACATTGGAAAGAGTAACTTTTCACCTGGAAACTACAGGTAATCCGTTGCTTAATTCTGGAAACAGGCTACAACGGTGAGCTTAACGGTGTCCGGTGTTAAATGAAGAGACAGGTGCACAAATCCCAAATCCCGCGCTGAAATGGGAGCAGAAATGTTGTTTGATGTGCAGGctactaataataaaattattataggggaaaataaaattcCGCTCAGTGTTTGATCACCTCTCTATGTTAAAACGATTCGAGCCACAGCAGCACATTGGAATTAggatacattttttaattaaaatcataATTATTCGCCGATAGTTTTTCCCCCGTTTGCTGCCTTACATTCAACTTTTTATTCGcaactttaaacattttttattattattatttaacgaTTTCAAAGAATGTTCTCTTATGTGATTTCTAATTAATGCCAGTAAAGGAgcatcaaataaataatcaatatttaaaaacaaaatatatgtcACTTACATTTTCTCTTGAGTTTAAGACGATGGTTGAGAGATGGGGTAGGAACCAGTCAAGTGGGTGATAACCGGGGGCAGACAGGAGAAACGGCTTGGCGTTAAATAATCTTAGGCGTTGCCGGTGGACAGTGATGCTCAAATAATCCTTTCAATCGGAAAAAGTGTCTGGCGCTAAGGTTTGCGAGAATCGAGCGGAGATCTGAAGTGTTCCGGTGCGCTGAGGCGCGGATGTGCGCTGCTCTGATCCGCGTCGCTGAAGggtctgattttttttcacgCGCAGGGATCCGCTTTTAAAGGCGGCAGCAGCTACGTggtaaacacacatacacgggcacgcgcgcgcgcgcgcgcgtggaCGATGACAGAACACATGCAGGGTATTCAATCTTGA
Coding sequences within:
- the b3gnt7 gene encoding UDP-GlcNAc:betaGal beta-1,3-N-acetylglucosaminyltransferase 7, whose translation is MNNRDRWRVYKRVSVMFFLALVALTVVQRGNIGMGAPFELERQTRMQAMQGGEPGADLEEKTDSHPGIKGFWKVGRPQARPKPRATTQDLRIGENNIPRTWDVTSSNCSANLNFSSQDWFKGLEGHFKQFMLYRHCRYFPMNLNHPEKCAGEIDLLMVIKSVATQHDRREVIRKTWGKEQVLDGKRIKTLFLLGKPSNEAERANHQKLVEYEDYIYGDILQWDFLDSFFNLTLKETHFLKWFHTYCPGVRYVFKGDDDVFVSVQNIFEFLESSNHKKDLFVGDVIFNAKPIRKKDNKYYIPQALYNKTHYPPYAGGGGFLMDGSLVRRLYWAADTLELYPIDDVFLGMCLEVLQVTPIKHNAFKTFGLVKNKNSKLNREPCFFRSMIVVHKLLPSDLMHMWNLVNSDLVCSQKVEIL